In a single window of the Bacillus carboniphilus genome:
- a CDS encoding DeoR/GlpR family DNA-binding transcription regulator: protein MLTPDRHRIILNLLKDKGVVKLQEFVEATSSSESTIRRDLSQLEHEQKLKRVHGGASLLHQKGIEQSISEKSSQRLKEKEIIAKYAASLIEDGDCIYLDAGTTTLQMIPFIKAQHIKVVTNGLTHLDALIEQGIDTYLIGGYIKRTTKALVGSGALAGLSSYRFDKSFIGVNGIHEDYGYTTPDPEEAAVKQLAMKGSRDAFVLADSSKFQEVTFSKIADIKDAIILTDSIEEESLTSYFKKTTIKVVTS, encoded by the coding sequence ATGCTAACCCCTGATCGACATAGAATTATTTTAAACCTATTAAAAGATAAGGGAGTAGTTAAACTACAGGAGTTTGTTGAAGCTACTTCCTCATCAGAGTCAACAATTCGCAGAGATTTAAGTCAACTGGAGCATGAGCAAAAGCTAAAGCGCGTTCACGGAGGCGCTTCTTTACTGCATCAAAAAGGGATTGAACAAAGTATTTCAGAGAAGTCATCGCAACGCCTAAAGGAAAAAGAAATCATTGCAAAATATGCAGCTTCTCTTATAGAAGATGGGGATTGTATCTATTTAGATGCTGGTACAACTACTCTTCAAATGATTCCCTTTATTAAGGCGCAGCACATTAAAGTGGTGACGAATGGTTTAACACACCTTGACGCACTGATTGAACAAGGAATTGATACCTACTTAATCGGTGGATATATAAAAAGAACCACAAAAGCCCTGGTAGGAAGTGGAGCTTTAGCAGGACTGTCTTCCTATCGTTTTGATAAAAGTTTTATCGGTGTTAATGGGATTCATGAGGACTATGGCTATACCACTCCTGACCCTGAAGAAGCAGCTGTTAAACAGCTCGCGATGAAAGGGAGCAGAGACGCTTTTGTTTTGGCTGATTCTTCAAAATTTCAAGAGGTCACTTTTTCAAAAATTGCGGACATTAAGGATGCCATTATTTTAACGGATTCAATTGAAGAGGAAAGTCTAACAAGCTACTTCAAGAAAACAACAATAAAGGTTGTGACATCATGA